In Anthocerotibacter panamensis C109, the sequence GAGATCCTGACTCGTGAAGCAGGTGGGACGCGGACCGTGCAATTTCATCTGCCCCCGGAAGTCCCGTTCATGGACTGGCTCCAAGCTACTGGTACCCTCCCGCTGCCTCCCTACATCACCGAGCCCAATCTAGATCCTGAGCGCTACCAAACCCTCTGGGCGAGTACACCGGGGGCTGCCGCCGCTCCCACTGCCGGACTGCACTTTACCCATGATCTGTTGGCCCGCCTGAAAGAACGGAAGATTGCCATGGCCTACATCACGCTACATGTTGGCGTGGGCACCTTCCGCCCGCTCACGGCGACGGATATCCGGGAACATGTCATGCATCACGAATGGCTCACAGTCCCAGAAGCTACGGTGGATCAGATCCAGCAGACTAGGCAACAGGGCGGGCGGGTGATTGCTGTGGGGACGACGGTAGCCCGTGCGCTGGAGAGCGCTAGCGCTGAGGGGAGCCTGAGACCTTGGCAAGGTTGGTCGGGTTTGTATATTTATCCGGGCTACCGCTGGCGCAGCGTGGACGGGCTCATCACCAATTTTCACCTGCCGAAGACCTCCTTACTCATTCTCGTCAGCACCCTGGTCGGGCGAGAGCGGCTGTTGGCCCTCTACCAAGAAGCCACGGCTAGAGGGTATCGCTTCTACTCCTTCGGAGATGCCATGTTGATCCTGGGCGTGGGTCGCAGCACTGACGGACGAGCTGATACTGGTCTGTGCCATTGACGAAGGATTTTACAAATCTTAAAATTATGGGGTGGATGTATTTACCAGTGCCCCATTGGCTCATACGCCCTGTGCTGTCGCACTTGGCAACTTTGATGGTGTCCACCGGGGGCATGTACTGGTTCTATCCCAGGTTTTAGATAGTCCCAATCCGACGGTCGTAACCTTTGAGCCTCATCCCCGTGAATACTTCAGCGGTCAGACGGGCTTTTTGTTGACCCCAGAGCAAGAAAAGCTGGACTTGGTTGCAGGGCTAGGTTTTGTGCAGGCCGTGGTTTTACCGTTTAACGAGCAGTTGGCGCGGCTTCCGGCAGTGCAGTTTGTACAAGAAATTCTAGTCGCGCAGTTACAGGTCAAGCGTATCAGTATCGGCCCGGATTTCCAGTTCGGATACAAGCGGGGCGGCTCGGCGGCTCTTTTGCGCGAATTGGCTCCCAGCTTTGGGTTTGAGGTTTGTATTTGTTCTGAAGAACAGTGGCAGCAGGGGCGCGTGAGCAGTTCTGCCATCCGCGCAGCCCTGGAGCAAGGCGACTTGACCACAGCCCGTTACCTGCTTGGGCGTAACTATTTGCTGCGGGGCACTGTCGTAGCAGGAGATGGGCGGGGGCGGCAACTGGGCTTCCCGACGGCTAACCTCAATATCCTAGAGCGCAAGTTTGTCCCGCGCTCGGGGGTCTATCGGGTCAGCGCCCGCTGGCAAAAAGAGGAGCGCCTGGGGTTGCTCAATATCGGTTACCGGCCCACTTTTGATGGCTTCACGCGCTCCGTTGAAGCCCATCTGTTGGACTGGCAGGGCGACCTCTATGGAGAAATTCTGACTCTGGAGCTTTTGCAGTATCTGCGCCCTGAGCAGAAGTTTGGCTCCGTCGAAGAACTCAAGCGGCAGATTGCTCTGGATATAAGCATGGCTCTAGCGGTCCCTGAGAGTTGAGATCCGCAGTCAGGTACCCAGATTCAGGCTCACGACAAAAAGGTGCCAAAGAGCACCCAACAGGAATAGAAATCCCCCGGTCAGACCCACGAGGACCAGTCCTGCCACAGCCAGCAGACCGATGGCGAAACCCATGTCGGAAGCACGGGCGGTCTGAGGTTGGGCGACGTGCGCCTCCAACAGCTCCAGGTTGCGCAGGTTGGCCTTCCAGGCGAAATCAAAGAGGTCTCCCAGGACAGGAACCAGCCCCAGGACTGCTTCGAGCAGAATATTGAAGACCATCCGACCCAGGGTGACCCGAGGCAGACCCAGGCGTGCCCCCACCCAAACAATATAGCCTGCAAGGAGCGTACCTACTAGATCCCCCAGCCCCGGAACCAGTCCCAGCAAGGGGTCGAGCCCGACTCGATAGCCTCCAGGCAGCGAGATGGCGTTGTCTAGGAGATTGCCCAGCAAACGCGCACGTTCCAGAGCTTTTGGGTCAATGACCTGTACCGGACGAGCAGTTTGCGGGAGCGCAGACTTGAGGTCTTGCATGGGAGCCTTAGATAACTCAGCCCAGTCTAGCTTTTTTGGTCAGCGTCCCCAGTGGATGCGCCCGGTCTAAAGTCTTCGTCGGTCAGGTTGACCCACCACTCCCCGAGGTTGACCAGGTCTTGGTGGATGTCCGCCAGCCTGTTTAAATATTCTCCAGCGGATAAATCATCTTTTTCCATTTGCAATTTTTTGAGCCGTAGTTGGACCAGCAGCCAAGGCTTGCTGATACCGTTGGTTTGCTCAATGTAGTATGCCAACTCGCGCAGGTCCATGCCCTCTAGTATAAGAGCGCTCTTTATCAAATGCAGT encodes:
- the queA gene encoding tRNA preQ1(34) S-adenosylmethionine ribosyltransferase-isomerase QueA encodes the protein MDDFDLERYDYTLPQEAIAQVPVEPRDHSRLMVVKEAGHEHHFFYELPDLLQSGDLLVLNDTRVLPARLLGIRAGGGQAEILLLHERSAQQWECLVRPGRRLLPGSKVTLGGGVQAEILTREAGGTRTVQFHLPPEVPFMDWLQATGTLPLPPYITEPNLDPERYQTLWASTPGAAAAPTAGLHFTHDLLARLKERKIAMAYITLHVGVGTFRPLTATDIREHVMHHEWLTVPEATVDQIQQTRQQGGRVIAVGTTVARALESASAEGSLRPWQGWSGLYIYPGYRWRSVDGLITNFHLPKTSLLILVSTLVGRERLLALYQEATARGYRFYSFGDAMLILGVGRSTDGRADTGLCH
- a CDS encoding bifunctional riboflavin kinase/FAD synthetase yields the protein MDVFTSAPLAHTPCAVALGNFDGVHRGHVLVLSQVLDSPNPTVVTFEPHPREYFSGQTGFLLTPEQEKLDLVAGLGFVQAVVLPFNEQLARLPAVQFVQEILVAQLQVKRISIGPDFQFGYKRGGSAALLRELAPSFGFEVCICSEEQWQQGRVSSSAIRAALEQGDLTTARYLLGRNYLLRGTVVAGDGRGRQLGFPTANLNILERKFVPRSGVYRVSARWQKEERLGLLNIGYRPTFDGFTRSVEAHLLDWQGDLYGEILTLELLQYLRPEQKFGSVEELKRQIALDISMALAVPES
- a CDS encoding DUF4112 domain-containing protein, translated to MQDLKSALPQTARPVQVIDPKALERARLLGNLLDNAISLPGGYRVGLDPLLGLVPGLGDLVGTLLAGYIVWVGARLGLPRVTLGRMVFNILLEAVLGLVPVLGDLFDFAWKANLRNLELLEAHVAQPQTARASDMGFAIGLLAVAGLVLVGLTGGFLFLLGALWHLFVVSLNLGT